CTGATCTCAGATATATCATCTGGGGGCCAGTTAGCAGCTGTGAGGCAAAGTCAAGAGCTAGGGGGAAGAGCACGGGGGTTCATATCTGGTTAGTGGGAAACTGGCTTCCTGCCCCTGAAAGCATGTGGATTAGCTCCAGGACAGGGGTGCGCCCGGCGGCCGCCCAGGACCTTCATAAATCTCCTGCTCATTAGCCACACGCTCGTAGGATTCTTcccaaatctgaaagagaaagtaagttgGATATTGCATGTGGCCGTGAGTTGGAATTTCCCTTGGCGGCTTGTCTGTCCTCTAGCCACTCAGAGCCACAGGGCACTCCCAGCCAGTTCACGCGGTTCCAGGCAGCAAAGGCCCAGGTTCCAGAGCCCGCCACACGAGGGCCTCCTCGGGAAGGGCTACCTCCTGGAAGACGGCTCTCATGCCCTCCACGGAAGCATACTCCAAGGCGATCTGTGTGTCCACCTGCAGGGACTTGTGCAGGATATCACCCATGATCTCGGCCTTGATGAGGGAGTGGTGCTTGGTGAGGTCCCGGTGCAGCTCCTGTACCTGGTCCTTCAGGTTCTGCATCTCTGCCTGCAGGCGCTGGGGGGAGAGACCCCGTGAGCGCCTGTGTTTCCTGCAGGCTGGGTGCACTGTGGGGGGCCTCGGTGGAGGGACGGCTTGCAGGCCAGGTGGCCAGGGCTAGATTTGGCCACTGCACCTTGGTGAGAAGGGGTGGGGCCTTTCCCAGCTGGCAGGTCCCTGGCCCCCTCACCCGGTAGGCGTTCTCAAAGTGGCGGCAGTGTTCCGTGAAGGGTGAATCGTCGCCCTCTGCCAACAGCACCTTGGTGCTGATGGACCGGTGCAGCGTGGGCTTTTGGACCGGTGACCCCAACATCTTTCCCACGGGGGAGGGGCAGCTGGGCCCCATCAGCACCTTGGGGCCCGAGCCCCCTGCTAGCCTGGGGAGAGAACTAGTGTGGATGTAGACGTGGGGGGGGGGTCCAGAGggtcttcccttcccccagcctcccaGAGCATTCTCAGCCCTCTCACCCCAGGCTGCACCCCACAACCACGCAGGAGCTCTGAAAAAACCTGATGCACCCGAGACCAATGTGTACACCCGAGACCAATGACATCAGCAGGGTATTTTTTAGAATCCTGAGGGTGATGCCGATGTGCAGAAGAGTCCCCCAGCATGTCCTCACACGGTACGTTCACCCCCACACACTCGACCTTGCAAATTTGGCTCCATGCCCAGGATCCCTTGCCTGGGGCCCTGGAGCTCTTAGCAGACATATCCAGCTTAGGCATCTCTCCTAACTCCCCCGGGGGTCTCCGGCTCTCTAGACtgggccccgcccccccccccccgcgcggAAGTCAGACCCCCTGCGGCTTCTGGAGACCCAGGCCCCACCCTAAGCTACCGCTTCCTTTCAGGGCTTAGACACCCCAgtccgggggcggcggcggcggcggcggcggcagcggctggGGGAGCCCCTGAGGCCCTCTGTTCACCCCTGGCCTGACTCCACCCCAGGTCAGCCACGGGCTCCCGATCCAGGGCGGCCCCCACCCCACCGGGGACCGTGTGCCCGCACCCCCTTCCCGGTCCCGGCGCCCCTGCGGCTCACGTGCTGGTACCGCCCCCGGCACCCGCCGCCCGGCGCgggcccagcagcagcagcggctccagGCAGCGCGCGAACTCGGCGCGGTGGTCGCTGGCGATCTGGGGGGCGGACGAGCTCGTGAGGCAGCTCCATAGCCCGCGGGCCTCCGCCCCCGGCCCGGCGCACCCCGCGGCCCCGCCCACCTTGCTGCTCTGTGCGGGCCGTAGGCGATGTGGCCGCGTGACGATGCCCTGCAGCCTCTCCACCAGCTCCTGCGCTCAGGTgggtgggggcgtgggggggaCAGGGAGGCGGGAGGACCCGAGGGCGCGTCCGTCTTTAGGACTTCACCTGCCATCCAGTCCTTCCACACCGCCCCTGCCCCCAAATCCACAGGAAAGACTGGGGGGTCTGGACTCCAGTAGATACTCTGCACTTTCGGGGAGGAGGCTTATGCTCCCCTCCAGGCTTTGCTgtcctcttatttttaaatttattttgtggcCGCGCTTTGcggggcttgcgggatcttagttcccccgaccaccagggattgaacgggggtggagtcctaaccattggaccgccagggaattccctgctgtcCTCTTAAAAGGGGTTCAGCGAGCCCCTAAATGTTTTGTAGATGATGGTGTGGAAGAGGGGGCCACCCAAAGACCCCCTGGTCCAGCCTCCAGGTAACAGGCTGCCCAGCCCTGAGGTGGGGGGCTCTGGTGTGCAGGGTGGGttcctggtggggagggggggagaccCAGAGGCTGTGGGCACTCACATAGCCCAGGTCCAGGAACTCAGCCTTGTTGGCCAAGCTGAGAAAGGAAGAGCAGATGACCAGGTGGACCTGCGAGAGGGACACTGCTCAGTGCCTGGGCTGGGTGCCCGGCCCTGCGCCCCCGGCTCCCCTTACCTGCAGGGTGGGCAGCAGAGTAGCCAGATGGGAGAGCTGCTCCTTGAAGGCCTTGTCCTTTTCTTCATACTGGCTGGGGGAGGAGCAGGCAGCCTCATCTCCAAGGGGAGGGCTGCCCACCCCCGCTTGGGGGCGGGCTCAGAACTGGGTGGTTCCATCTCCCCACCAGCTTTGTGCATCCTTCCTTGGCACCCCTTCCCTGAGCCCTGAGCTTTCCTCCTCACCGGTAGACACCTGGATGTCTTGCTCTCCAGGGTGGGCCGGGGCCTACCCAGGCCCAGGCTATGAGACAGGTGTCTGGAGGAGGTCCAGGGGCAGGGGATGGAGAGCCCGCCACCACTCACCTCTGCACAGCCTGCAGCAGCAGCGCCTTCCTCTCTGCCAGTTTGTCCTGGGGGGGGAAGGTCTGCTCCTGATTGGGCAAACTCGGCCCTGCCACCTCCCAGCGCTCTCCCAGTCCCCTGGGCCCCAGCCACACAGCTGCTCAAGGCTGGCTCTCTCCAGCCCACCAGCCCTGCTGCCCGAGCCACCTCCTTCTCGCATCTCACTGCCTGAGAGCCCTGGTGCCCTCACCTGAAATGTCACCTCCTgcgggaagtcttccctgaccccCTCTCACCACCAGCGCCAGCCCGGGGCAGGCCCGTGCTCTACCTCTAGAACTCTCCTGGCAACTACGATTAAGTAACTTCTGAAAGTAGCTCAGGGCCTGCTGGCCTGCTACACTGGGAACGCCACAAGGGCCCCGGGGGGGAGGGGCCTGCCCTGTGTCCCGGGCACC
This genomic stretch from Kogia breviceps isolate mKogBre1 chromosome 1, mKogBre1 haplotype 1, whole genome shotgun sequence harbors:
- the RNF207 gene encoding RING finger protein 207 isoform X13 translates to MFARHDIVALGQRSRDVLQKCSECGVPDGDQRWAGMGAGTGRSPHRRRRPTPTPAAALHAEPYIMFSTDKKSLLCIRCFRDMQGQSRAHCVDLESAYVQGCERLQQAMLAVKALQTATREAIALLQAMVDEVRRSAADEEAAIHALFGSMQDKLAERKALLLQAVQSQYEEKDKAFKEQLSHLATLLPTLQVHLVICSSFLSLANKAEFLDLGYELVERLQGIVTRPHRLRPAQSSKVGGAAGCAGPGAEARGLWSCLTSSSAPQIASDHRAEFARCLEPLLLLGPRRAAGAGGGTSTSLPRLAGGSGPKVLMGPSCPSPVGKMLGSPVQKPTLHRSISTKVLLAEGDDSPFTEHCRHFENAYRVRGPGTCQLGKAPPLLTKRLQAEMQNLKDQVQELHRDLTKHHSLIKAEIMGDILHKSLQVDTQIALEYASVEGMRAVFQEIWEESYERVANEQEIYEDGSRLESKNLKPTRPNALAWAPTAQLHDLLQLKQENAYLTTITKQITPYVRSIAKVKERLEPRFQAPVDEPSDHLQNTHDDGVNGEAQARNDPAGVSERREKTSEPRNSRTLSSLAEEPPLKNKDAHRPKPKNGGDVPTWRERPA